The proteins below come from a single Pirellulales bacterium genomic window:
- the flgK gene encoding flagellar hook-associated protein FlgK: protein MSLFSSIQMASNTLQIQQIGLQVAGQNISNASTPGYSREVVDLAAGPSQQVGGLLLGTGVQIHAIQQEVDQFLNQRVRGAASDQTSTALSTQTYQQLESLFGELNSSNLGTSLTDFTSSIAQVLNSPQDVPTRNLAVLKGQTVASTLNNLASQASQLRSHLNDQVIQDAGNINSLLNQVGKLNVQIADAEGGNTTSSQAVGLRDQRDQALSDLSKLINITTTVQPDGTVNVYSGGDYLISEGQVRQVKVDTTSDRGLSAANIRLAATDSKLAINSGEVGGLINSRDQILGGFLDQLDSFAGTLAHEFNKIYSTGQGLNGYSQVTSTTPVDDVNTALDATGLKNSPSSGTFQVLVYNKATGLTQTTNVQVTENGLAGDTSLSNLASQLNSISGLSAATTPEGKLTISTTSADQQVAFAGDTSGTLAALGINTFFTGSDARGIAVNSAVVQDPSTFAASSGGVGVDTNVAQQLAQFQDLPLASQNGATMSNLYDQIASSVTQGSSVAKSVSDSAATFAASLEGQQQSISGVNIDEETVNMLQYQRNFQASAKYIATLSQLLNDLVQL from the coding sequence ATGTCGCTGTTCAGCTCCATTCAGATGGCCAGCAATACTCTGCAAATCCAACAAATTGGATTGCAGGTCGCCGGCCAGAATATCTCCAACGCCAGCACCCCCGGTTACAGCCGCGAGGTGGTGGATCTCGCCGCTGGTCCCTCGCAGCAAGTCGGCGGATTGCTATTGGGCACTGGCGTTCAAATCCATGCGATTCAACAGGAAGTCGATCAGTTCCTCAACCAACGCGTTCGCGGCGCGGCCAGCGATCAAACGAGCACTGCCCTGAGCACGCAAACCTACCAGCAGCTCGAGAGCCTGTTCGGTGAATTGAACAGCTCGAATCTCGGCACGTCACTGACCGATTTCACTTCGAGCATTGCGCAAGTGCTCAATTCGCCGCAGGATGTTCCCACTCGCAATCTCGCGGTGCTCAAGGGGCAGACGGTGGCCAGCACTCTCAATAACTTGGCGTCGCAAGCCAGCCAACTTCGCTCGCACTTGAACGACCAAGTGATTCAAGACGCCGGCAACATCAATAGCCTGCTCAACCAAGTGGGCAAGCTCAACGTTCAAATCGCCGACGCCGAAGGGGGCAATACCACTTCGAGCCAGGCGGTCGGTCTCCGCGACCAGCGCGACCAAGCGCTTTCCGACTTGTCGAAGCTGATCAACATCACGACGACGGTCCAGCCCGACGGAACGGTGAATGTCTACAGCGGCGGCGACTATCTCATTTCCGAGGGACAGGTCCGGCAGGTCAAAGTTGATACGACCTCGGATCGCGGGCTGTCGGCCGCGAACATTCGTCTGGCCGCGACCGATTCGAAGCTAGCCATCAATTCCGGCGAAGTGGGAGGGCTGATCAACTCTCGCGATCAGATCCTCGGCGGGTTCCTCGATCAGCTCGATTCATTCGCCGGCACGTTGGCTCATGAGTTCAACAAGATCTATTCAACCGGTCAAGGATTGAACGGCTATAGCCAAGTGACGAGCACCACGCCGGTGGACGATGTGAACACGGCGCTCGATGCCACGGGGCTCAAAAACTCGCCGTCGAGCGGCACGTTTCAAGTGCTGGTCTATAACAAGGCCACCGGGCTGACGCAGACGACCAACGTGCAGGTTACCGAAAACGGCCTCGCCGGCGATACCTCGCTCTCCAATCTCGCATCACAATTGAACTCGATCAGCGGACTGTCCGCGGCAACGACGCCCGAAGGCAAACTCACGATCAGCACCACTTCGGCCGACCAACAGGTGGCCTTCGCCGGAGACACAAGCGGGACGTTGGCGGCACTGGGAATCAACACGTTTTTCACGGGATCCGATGCGCGGGGAATCGCGGTGAACAGCGCCGTCGTCCAAGACCCGTCGACCTTCGCTGCGAGCAGCGGCGGCGTGGGGGTCGATACGAATGTGGCGCAGCAACTCGCCCAATTCCAGGACTTGCCGCTGGCCTCGCAAAACGGCGCGACGATGTCGAACCTGTACGATCAGATCGCTTCGAGCGTCACCCAGGGATCGAGCGTCGCCAAGAGCGTCAGCGATAGCGCCGCGACGTTCGCCGCCTCGCTCGAGGGCCAACAGCAATCCATCAGCGGCGTCAACATCGACGAAGAAACGGTGAACATGCTGCAATATCAGCGCAACTTTCAGGCTTCGGCGAAATACATAGCGACGCTCAGCCAATTGTTGAACGATTTAGTCCAGCTATAA
- the flgN gene encoding flagellar export chaperone FlgN, with protein MPTQIIAWESELAGLLAELSDIQTELLSVLSDKRHRLLTSDTLAMEALRSREEELIGRLQACQERRLELLAQAAAEGLPANDLKSLAAALPLSQRKNLSPKLREATARMRLLQHHSLTNWVLVQRTLIHLSQVLEIIATGGRLQPTYEKDDSARSGGFLVDRAA; from the coding sequence ATGCCAACGCAGATAATCGCCTGGGAGTCAGAACTGGCCGGCCTATTGGCCGAGCTATCGGATATTCAAACCGAATTGCTCAGCGTGCTCTCCGATAAGCGTCATCGACTGCTCACCTCCGACACGCTAGCGATGGAAGCCCTGCGCAGCCGGGAAGAAGAACTAATCGGCCGGCTGCAAGCCTGCCAGGAGCGACGCCTCGAGTTGCTAGCACAGGCGGCGGCCGAAGGATTGCCAGCGAACGATTTGAAGAGCCTGGCGGCGGCGCTGCCGCTGTCCCAGCGCAAAAACTTGAGCCCAAAGCTTCGCGAAGCGACTGCTCGTATGCGGCTCTTGCAGCACCACAGCCTGACAAATTGGGTACTCGTGCAGCGGACGCTGATTCATCTTTCTCAAGTGCTGGAGATTATCGCTACTGGCGGCCGACTACAGCCGACATATGAAAAGGACGATTCCGCCAGGTCCGGCGGATTCCTGGTAGACCGGGCGGCCTAG
- a CDS encoding rod-binding protein: MSIGSISSMSAASLAESHANHSLAATQRLANQYLSMQPPTGAPGTGAQLADQSQVREKFDAFVGQSFYGQLLHEMHKTVGKTAYFNGGRAEEAFQGQLDQVLSEKMSQANASQFTGQMFELFNAQMQAGNR; encoded by the coding sequence ATGAGCATTGGAAGCATCTCGTCGATGAGCGCGGCCAGCTTGGCGGAGTCACATGCCAATCACTCGCTGGCGGCAACGCAACGATTGGCCAATCAGTATCTCTCGATGCAGCCGCCGACCGGCGCGCCCGGCACCGGCGCGCAATTGGCCGATCAGAGCCAGGTGCGCGAAAAGTTCGACGCCTTCGTCGGCCAATCGTTCTACGGCCAACTGCTGCACGAAATGCACAAGACCGTCGGCAAGACGGCCTATTTCAACGGCGGCCGGGCGGAAGAAGCCTTCCAAGGGCAATTGGATCAGGTGCTCTCCGAGAAAATGTCGCAAGCCAACGCTAGCCAATTCACCGGCCAGATGTTCGAACTGTTCAATGCGCAGATGCAAGCCGGCAATCGCTGA
- a CDS encoding flagellar basal body P-ring protein FlgI yields the protein MALLFTGKQANARTLLKNICHVKGQEENTLQGLGIVVGLKGTGDNANSLPTVRSLARAIQLMGTPTGKRGPLELKEDVKNVGLVIVTATVPPAGARQGDTIDCTVSSIGGAKSLAGGQLFITALQGPQIESERVYAFAQGSIHLDDPKSPTTGKVFKGCRLEEDFFNPFVKDGKITIVLDRNHAEFQVAEDVAELINGQLGFQSHSGELAQAVNQENVVVQIPPQYKDKPVSFVSQVLSLPMLEPQTEARVVINQRSGTVVFGGDVEIGAVVITHKNMVIEIAGPGQSTAPPASRFVPIETSSTPTPKLKALVDTLNTLKVPPEDVIDIVKGLDRDGKLHGQLIIE from the coding sequence ATGGCGCTGCTATTTACCGGCAAGCAAGCCAACGCTCGCACGCTGCTAAAGAACATTTGTCACGTCAAGGGGCAAGAGGAGAACACGCTCCAAGGTTTAGGGATCGTCGTCGGCCTGAAGGGGACCGGCGACAACGCCAATTCGCTGCCGACCGTGCGCAGCCTCGCCCGAGCGATCCAGTTGATGGGCACCCCGACGGGGAAACGCGGGCCGCTCGAACTCAAGGAAGACGTAAAGAACGTCGGCCTGGTGATCGTGACGGCCACGGTGCCGCCTGCCGGCGCGCGACAGGGAGATACGATCGATTGCACAGTCAGCTCAATCGGCGGCGCGAAGAGCCTGGCCGGCGGGCAACTCTTCATCACCGCCCTACAAGGCCCGCAGATCGAAAGCGAACGCGTCTATGCTTTCGCCCAGGGATCGATTCATCTCGACGATCCGAAGTCGCCGACGACCGGTAAAGTGTTCAAAGGCTGCCGGCTGGAAGAGGATTTTTTCAATCCGTTCGTCAAGGACGGCAAGATTACGATCGTGCTCGACCGCAATCATGCCGAGTTTCAGGTGGCCGAGGATGTGGCGGAGTTGATCAACGGCCAACTCGGCTTTCAGTCGCATTCCGGCGAACTGGCTCAGGCGGTGAACCAAGAAAACGTCGTCGTGCAAATCCCGCCGCAATACAAGGACAAGCCGGTCTCGTTCGTCTCGCAGGTCTTGAGCCTCCCGATGCTCGAGCCGCAAACCGAAGCGCGAGTCGTGATCAATCAGCGGTCGGGAACGGTCGTGTTCGGCGGCGACGTCGAAATCGGCGCGGTCGTGATTACGCACAAAAACATGGTGATCGAGATTGCCGGGCCCGGCCAATCGACGGCCCCGCCGGCCAGTCGGTTCGTGCCGATTGAGACCAGTTCAACGCCAACACCGAAACTCAAGGCGCTCGTCGATACGCTCAACACGCTCAAGGTCCCGCCGGAAGACGTGATCGACATCGTCAAAGGTCTCGATCGCGACGGCAAACTCCATGGGCAATTGATTATAGAATAG
- a CDS encoding flagellar basal body L-ring protein FlgH has translation MNSIISIGRTKSQTSAALRRGLRVWLVVSLAIKLVIVAAAIFCAARAPGQNSSLFHHDLPANDQDALRLSSSSWLFQKSDPPAQVRLHDLITIYVDEKSAVTSSGQLDRRKTGKYDAQLKNWIHLDGWSIKPSPMSNGQPEANGTLDSQYQADAELQTKDALTFKISAEIVDIRPNGNLIIEAHHKIQVNEDIWVASLSGVIRREDVLPNNSVLSQNIAELMIEKKEVGNVRDGYRRGWLTRLYDRLSIF, from the coding sequence TTGAACTCGATCATTTCAATCGGCCGAACGAAATCGCAAACGAGCGCCGCCCTGCGCCGCGGGTTGCGCGTGTGGCTGGTTGTTAGCTTGGCGATCAAGCTGGTCATCGTGGCGGCGGCGATTTTCTGCGCCGCGCGAGCGCCGGGGCAGAATTCGAGCTTGTTTCATCACGATCTGCCGGCGAACGACCAAGACGCATTGCGGCTGTCGTCGAGTTCCTGGCTGTTTCAAAAGTCGGACCCGCCGGCGCAGGTGCGGCTGCACGACTTGATCACGATCTACGTCGACGAGAAATCCGCCGTGACCAGCTCGGGACAACTCGACCGCCGAAAAACCGGGAAATACGACGCCCAGTTGAAGAACTGGATTCATCTCGACGGCTGGTCGATCAAGCCGTCGCCGATGAGCAATGGCCAGCCCGAGGCCAACGGCACGCTCGACAGCCAATATCAGGCCGACGCCGAATTGCAAACCAAGGACGCTCTGACGTTCAAAATATCCGCCGAGATCGTCGACATTCGGCCGAACGGCAACCTGATCATCGAAGCTCACCACAAGATTCAAGTCAATGAAGACATCTGGGTGGCGTCGCTCTCCGGCGTGATTCGTCGCGAAGACGTGCTTCCGAATAATTCGGTCCTTAGCCAGAACATCGCCGAGTTGATGATCGAGAAGAAGGAAGTGGGCAACGTACGCGACGGCTACCGCCGCGGCTGGCTCACGCGGCTTTATGATCGACTCTCGATTTTTTAG
- the flgA gene encoding flagellar basal body P-ring formation chaperone FlgA: protein MKPATIAIGLLALFATAIRAAEIKLRDEVRTSKSLLLLGDLAEIYAADSQEASKLAAIELMPAPAAGNRMLVRLRDVQDLLDLRGINLAQHQFSGAGQVSVVRTNDAASKLIARRPNKVLILQAQRMASNAIVRYLREKVADEAWQVTVELNDEQTQAIAATPEPLTAVGGQRPWVGRQPFQLTVNATDGTGQISVIAQVALPPTIVVATHAVPRGEIVRASDIELQRLSSNTSVTGAFQTAEEVVGKEAVKAIAPGQTLDANYVRPQVLVHSGEVVTVYGRNAGIVVRMPARAHENGAHGELVNVESMLDRKSFLARVCGLDEVEVFGGAATTSPAAFTADRENKTTRSE, encoded by the coding sequence ATGAAACCTGCGACCATCGCCATTGGTCTTCTCGCCCTATTTGCAACCGCCATTCGTGCGGCCGAGATCAAACTCCGCGACGAGGTGCGCACGTCGAAGAGCTTGCTGCTGCTCGGCGACCTGGCCGAAATCTATGCGGCCGATTCACAAGAGGCGAGCAAATTGGCGGCCATCGAGTTGATGCCCGCCCCGGCGGCCGGCAATCGGATGCTCGTGCGGCTGCGCGACGTTCAAGATTTGCTCGATCTCCGCGGCATCAATCTCGCGCAACACCAGTTTTCGGGCGCGGGCCAAGTTAGCGTCGTTCGCACGAACGATGCGGCGAGCAAACTCATCGCTCGGCGGCCGAACAAGGTGCTGATCTTGCAGGCCCAGCGAATGGCGAGCAACGCAATCGTTCGATATCTGCGGGAAAAAGTGGCGGACGAGGCATGGCAGGTCACCGTCGAACTCAATGACGAGCAGACGCAAGCCATCGCCGCCACACCGGAGCCCCTCACGGCCGTTGGCGGCCAGCGCCCGTGGGTCGGGCGGCAGCCGTTTCAACTGACCGTCAACGCAACCGATGGAACGGGGCAGATCAGCGTCATCGCCCAAGTGGCGCTTCCGCCGACGATCGTTGTGGCGACCCACGCCGTGCCGCGCGGCGAGATCGTGCGAGCCAGCGATATTGAACTTCAGCGGCTTTCCTCGAACACATCGGTCACGGGCGCCTTTCAAACGGCAGAGGAAGTGGTCGGCAAGGAAGCAGTGAAAGCCATCGCGCCAGGCCAAACGCTCGACGCCAATTATGTTCGCCCGCAGGTGCTGGTGCATAGCGGCGAGGTGGTCACCGTATACGGCCGCAACGCGGGGATCGTCGTCCGAATGCCGGCCCGAGCGCATGAAAACGGCGCGCATGGAGAGTTGGTCAACGTGGAATCCATGCTCGATCGGAAGTCTTTTTTGGCGCGCGTCTGCGGGCTGGACGAAGTCGAAGTGTTCGGCGGCGCGGCGACGACTTCGCCCGCGGCGTTCACGGCCGATCGCGAGAATAAAACCACGCGGAGCGAATAA
- the flgG gene encoding flagellar basal-body rod protein FlgG — protein sequence MSIQALYTAATGMESLQSKLDVIANNLANVNTTAFKQDRANFEDLFYRNEVLPGLQDSAGQLTPTGIAFGTGARVESTQTDYRQGSFQQTGNQLDVAIEGNGFFQVTDPVTSSTVYTRAGNFSVNANGQLVLGSATVGRLLEPAITIPQDTTQISISSQGQVSVQQANSTAMQQVGTIQLARFINPQGLLKLGDNLYQATEASGTAQQALPGTTGMGTLQQNVLEASNVQPVQQLIDLITTQRSFELNSQAINAGDQILQDIANLRRQ from the coding sequence ATGAGCATTCAAGCGCTATATACCGCCGCGACTGGCATGGAATCGCTCCAGTCGAAGTTGGACGTAATCGCCAATAACCTGGCGAACGTCAATACGACGGCTTTCAAGCAGGATCGGGCGAACTTCGAAGACCTGTTCTACCGCAACGAGGTCTTGCCCGGCTTGCAGGACAGCGCGGGACAACTGACGCCGACTGGGATCGCTTTCGGCACTGGTGCTCGGGTCGAAAGCACCCAGACCGACTATCGCCAGGGATCATTCCAGCAAACGGGGAACCAACTCGACGTGGCGATCGAAGGCAATGGGTTCTTCCAGGTGACCGATCCAGTCACGAGCAGCACTGTTTATACGCGGGCCGGGAATTTCTCGGTCAACGCGAACGGGCAATTGGTCCTTGGTTCGGCCACCGTCGGCCGGCTGCTGGAACCGGCGATCACCATTCCGCAGGACACGACGCAAATCTCGATCAGCTCGCAAGGACAAGTGTCGGTGCAGCAAGCAAATAGCACGGCGATGCAGCAGGTCGGCACGATCCAGCTTGCGCGGTTCATCAATCCGCAAGGGCTGCTCAAACTCGGCGATAACCTATATCAAGCGACTGAGGCCTCGGGCACGGCCCAGCAAGCGCTTCCCGGAACAACCGGCATGGGAACGCTGCAGCAAAATGTGCTCGAAGCGTCGAACGTACAGCCGGTGCAGCAGTTGATCGACTTGATAACCACTCAGCGGTCGTTCGAGTTGAACTCGCAAGCAATCAACGCCGGCGACCAGATCTTGCAAGACATCGCCAATTTACGCCGGCAATAG
- the flgF gene encoding flagellar basal-body rod protein FlgF yields MPYGLYISAEGAYAQTKRLEALANNLANADTTGFKRDLAIFQARYSEEIQRGTDSPGSGSVNDLGGGVTVRETKTDFSPGTMKRTGNPTDMAVGGDGFFMVRRPDGDFLTRAGNFMMTSAGRLVTQDNYPVLSDSGAPIEIDPDAGDWQLTSTGGIVQEGNQQNVALVQPRSLGDLAKVGENLFKPLAPPQPLADEQRSVLGGTLEQSDVKPTAEMMELIEASRAFEANISMIKNHDAMASALTERLLLTPS; encoded by the coding sequence ATGCCATACGGGCTATACATCTCCGCCGAGGGGGCCTACGCGCAGACCAAGCGCCTTGAGGCGCTCGCCAATAATTTAGCGAATGCCGACACTACGGGCTTCAAGCGCGATCTGGCCATCTTTCAGGCCCGCTATTCCGAGGAGATTCAGCGCGGAACCGATTCGCCCGGCTCCGGATCGGTCAATGATTTGGGAGGCGGAGTCACGGTGCGCGAGACCAAGACGGATTTCAGCCCGGGCACCATGAAGCGGACCGGCAACCCGACCGACATGGCGGTCGGCGGCGACGGGTTCTTCATGGTTCGCCGGCCCGACGGCGACTTTCTGACCCGGGCCGGCAACTTCATGATGACTTCGGCCGGCCGGCTCGTTACGCAAGACAACTATCCGGTGCTAAGCGATTCCGGCGCACCGATCGAAATCGATCCCGACGCCGGCGATTGGCAGCTCACGTCCACTGGCGGGATCGTGCAAGAGGGAAACCAGCAGAACGTTGCGCTGGTGCAGCCGCGATCGCTGGGGGATTTAGCCAAGGTAGGCGAAAACCTCTTCAAGCCGCTCGCCCCGCCGCAGCCGCTCGCCGACGAGCAGCGGAGCGTTCTCGGCGGCACGCTCGAACAATCCGATGTCAAGCCGACCGCCGAGATGATGGAATTGATCGAGGCCTCGCGGGCATTCGAGGCGAACATCAGCATGATCAAGAACCACGATGCGATGGCCTCCGCCCTAACCGAGCGCCTGCTGCTGACGCCGAGTTGA